The Zonotrichia leucophrys gambelii isolate GWCS_2022_RI chromosome 23, RI_Zleu_2.0, whole genome shotgun sequence genome includes a region encoding these proteins:
- the HEYL gene encoding hairy/enhancer-of-split related with YRPW motif-like protein: MKRLCEESSSDTESDGTIDVGREEEYSHVSRSVSPTTTSQIQARKKRRGIIEKRRRDRINSSLSELRRLVPTAFEKQGSSKLEKAEILQMTVDHLKMLHATGGAGLLDARALAVDYRSIGFRECLTEVVRYLGILEGQNAADPIRLRLLSHLNNYVAEMEPSPVATSLLPIQSWPWSFLHGAAGPVQMPRREAAPAAPLVLTASSLPYPSPAVRPAPLRRVPGEMLPSRRSFLASRMGSSSRRARGASSATAVPAVPRMASPAGALREGSSKSSQIATFLFSPASAGIPVPPAYAAPPVLGAATQGPGIRVGTSRICRSWATEIGAF; the protein is encoded by the exons ATGAAGCGGCTCTGCGAGGAGAGCTCGTCCGACACCGAGTCTGACGGCACCATCGACGTGGGCCGGGAGGAGGAGTACAG cCATGTTTCCAGGTCTGTGTCTCCCACCACGACATCTCAGATACAAgccaggaagaagaggagaggG ATCATCGAGAAGCGGCGCCGCGACCGCATCAACAGCAGCCTCTCGGAGCTGCGGCGCCTGGTGCCCACGGCCTTTGAGAAGCAG GGGTCTTCCAAGCTGGAGAAGGCAGAAATTCTCCAAATGACAGTGGATCACTTGAAAATGCTTCACgccacaggaggagcag GCTTGCTGGATGCCCGGGCTCTGGCTGTGGATTACAGGAGCATCGGATTCCGCGAGTGTCTGACTGAAGTTGTCAGGTACCTGGGCATCCTCGAGGGCCAAAACGCTGCCGACCCCATCCGGCTGCGACTCCTCTCCCACCTGAACAACTACGTGGCAGAAATGGAGCCCTCACCCGTggccacctccctgctgcccatccAGAGCTGGCCCTGGTCCTTCCTGCACGGCGCCGCGGGGCCCGTGCAGATGCCCAGGAGAGAGGCTGCTCCCGCTGCTCCGCTCGTTCTGACTGCATCTTCCCTGCCctaccccagccctgcagtgaggcCGGCCCCTCTCCGCCGTGTCCCCGGTGAGATGCTGCCCTCCCGCCGGAGCTTCCTGGCCAGCAGGATGGGCTCCTCCAGCCGGAGGGCCCGCGGTGCCAGCTCGGCCACAGCCGTGCCAGCCGTGCCCAGGATGGCATCGCCGGCGGGAGCGCTGAGAGAGGGCTCATCCAAGAGCAGCCAGATCGCCACATTCCTCTTCTCCCCGGCCTCTGCAGGCATCCCTGTGCCGCCAGCTTACGCGGCACCTCCCGTCTTGGGCGCTGCCACGCAGGGACCAGGGATCAGGGTTGGGACATCCAGGATCTGCCGCTCCTGGGCGACGGAAATTGGGGCTTTCTGA